A region from the Triticum urartu cultivar G1812 chromosome 1, Tu2.1, whole genome shotgun sequence genome encodes:
- the LOC125513787 gene encoding serine/threonine-protein kinase D6PKL1-like, with protein MQSSRPPPHAKPPRSAPGHARSRSQLAQVRPDPAHDFEFRFDFLPDAFRFHMDAGAKPAAAKDKEEVLAGFDKVRLSIASSEEEEDDDDGAPPRSSFSGASHPPEPVDEMDPVLVAVDHGRGDKKAPPPAAAAKPVIVWDASPPVSAAASPHSSMGDSSSGGGAVTTTCTSMAPSGTVTSRSAKTSVSSSAASDWSNGTAGAGGSGGAGGKPHKGGDPRWKAVLAARARDGPLGMGDFRLLRRLGCGDIGTVYLSELSKGGGGAARAPWFAMKVMDKASLESRRKLSRAETEREILQLLDHPFLPTLYAHFETDKFACLVMEFCPGGDLHALRQRQPGKLFPEHAARFYAAEVLLALEYLHMLGVVYRDLKPENVLVRDDGHVMLSDFDLSLRCAASTTLVRPSLPCSASGPNGGACIQPTCFMPKLFGGRSSKKSASAASRSKSGEQQQGAMPELVVEPTGARSMSFVGTHEYLAPEIIKGEGHGSAVDWWTFGVFLHELMYGKTPFKGQTNRATLFNVVGQQLRFPEGGPPTSSASKDLIRGLLAKEPQGRLGVKRGAAEIKQHPFFEGVNWALIRCSTPPGVPRPVEPIAFAAMPAKSASMDRVETNYNSSKRVPAGPGADHVESGGKFLDFEFF; from the exons ATGCAGTCATCTCGCCCTCCACCGCACGCCAAGCCGCCGAGGTCAGCCCCGGGCCACGCGCGCTCCCGCTCCCAGCTCGCGCAGGTGCGCCCGGATCCCGCCCACGACTTCGAGTTCCGCTTCGACTTCCTTCCCGACGCCTTCCGCTTCCACATGGACGCCGGCGCCAAGCCGGCGGCCGCGAAGGACAAGGAGGAGGTCCTTGCTGGGTTCGACAAGGTGAGGCTCAGCATTGCgtccagcgaggaggaggaggacgacgacgacggggCGCCGCCGAGGAGCTCCTTCTCCGGGGCCAGCCACCCGCCGGAGCCGGTCGACGAGATGGACCCcgtgctcgtcgccgtggaccaCGGGCGGGGCGACAAGAaggcgccgccgccggcggcggcggccaagCCGGTGATCGTGTGGGACGCGTCCCCGCCGGTGAGCGCCGCCGCGAGCCCGCACAGCAGCATGGGCGACAGCTCCTCCGGCGGCGGGGCGGTCACGACCACCTGCACCAGCATGGCGCCCAGCGGCACCGTCACGAGCCGGAGCGCCAAGACCAGCGTCAGCAGCAGCGCGGCCAGCGACTGGAGCAACGGCACGGCCGGCGCCGGCGggagcggcggcgcgggcgggaAGCCCCACAAGGGGGGCGACCCTAGGTGGAAGGCCGTCCTGGCGGCGCGCGCGCGGGACGGGCCCCTCGGGATGGGGGACTTCCGGCTGCTCCGCCGGCTCGGCTGCGGCGACATCGGGACGGTGTACCTCTCCGAGCTcagcaagggcggcggcggcgcggccagGGCGCCGTGGTTCGCGATGAAGGTGATGGACAAGGCGTCGCTGGAGAGCCGCCGGAAGCTGAGCCGCGCGGAGACGGAGCGCGAGATCCTGCAGCTGCTGGACCACCCCTTCCTCCCCACCCTCTACGCCCACTTCGAGACCGACAAGTTCGCCTGCCTCGTCATGGAGTTCTGCCCCGGCGGCGACCTCCACGCCCTCCGCCAGCGCCAGCCCGGCAAGCTCTTCCCGGAGCACGCCGCAAG GTTCTATGCCGCGGAGGTGCTCCTTGCGCTGGAGTACCTGCACATGCTCGGGGTGGTGTACCGCGACCTGAAGCCGGAGAACGTGCTCGTCAGGGACGACGGCCACGTCATGCTCTCCGACTTCGACCTCTCCCTCCGCTGCGCCGCCTCGACGACGCTGGTCCGGCCGTCGCTGCCCTGCAGCGCCTCCGGCCCCAACGGCGGCGCCTGCATCCAGCCCACGTGCTTCATGCCCAAGCTCTTCGGCGGCCGGAGCAGCAAGAAGAGCGCCTCCGCGGCCTCCAGATCGAAGAGCGGCGAGCAGCAGCAGGGCGCCATGCCGGAGCTCGTCGTGGAGCCGACCGGCGCGCGGTCCATGTCGTTCGTGGGCACGCACGAGTACCTGGCGCCGGAGATCATCAAGGGGGAGGGCCACGGCAGCGCGGTGGACTGGTGGACCTTCGGCGTGTTCCTGCACGAGCTCATGTACGGCAAGACGCCGTTCAAGGGGCAGACGAACCGGGCCACGCTGTTCAACGTCGTCGGCCAGCAGCTCCGGTTCCCGGAGGGCGGCCCGCCGACGAGCAGCGCCAGCAAGGACCTCATCAGGGGCCTGCTGGCCAAGGAGCCCCAGGGCCGGCTCGGCGTGAAGAGGGGGGCGGCCGAGATCAAGCAGCACCCCTTCTTCGAGGGTGTCAACTGGGCGCTCATCCGGTGCAGCACGCCGCCCGGCGTGCCCAGGCCCGTGGAGCCCATCGCCTTCGCAGCAATGCCGGCGAAGTCGGCGTCCATGGACAGGGTGGAGACGAATTACAACAGCAGCAAGAGGGTGCCAGCAGGGCCAGGGGCAGACCATGTGGAGTCTGGAGGGAAATTCCTCGACTTTGAGTTCTTTTAG